From Paenibacillus graminis:
TATCATCATCAAATTGAGTGTTGGTCATACTTGCCGATTCCTATAATGAAGATGTGAACCCGAAGATTAACTATACAAAAAGGAGACTCCATATGAGAAAAACTCTGCGTCTGCAACGGGGCTGGGGACAGCAAATCATTTTCCTCTGGCCCGCCCTGCTATTCTTCCTGACCATTGTGGTTACACCCTTCATTCTCGGCTTTTACTACTCCTCCACCAACTGGAACGGACTGGATCTGGACAAAGCGGTCTGGACCGGTGCGGACAACTGGAAACGGATTTTTATGAATGATGATAAGTTTTGGGATTCCCTCTTCTTTACTTTACGCTTCACGGTAGTATCCGTTATTGCAGCCAATGTCTTGGCACTGCTGCTTGCATTCCTGCTGATGACGTCGCTGAAGACCAAGAAGGTGCTGCGCACGATCTTCTTCATTCCCAATGTAATTGGCGGCATTCTGCTCGGTTACATCTGGCAGTTTATCTTCACCAAAGGTTTCGCTACCATCGGCGAGATGACCGGCCTTTCCTTCTTCCAGCTGCCTTGGCTGGGTACAGCAAGCACCGGCTTCTGGGGGCTTGTAATCGTATTCGTCTGGCAGACAGCCGGATATATGATGGTCATTTACATCGCCGGATTGGCCGGAATTCCGAAGGATTTGATTGAAGCGGCCAAGATCGACGGTGCACGCGCTCCGCAATTGTTCAAAAATGTCTATGTCCCGCTAATCATGCCAGCCATCACCATTTGCCTGTTCCTGACCACTTCCAATGCCTTCAAAATGTTCGATCTCAATCTGTCACTGACCAAAGGCGGACCGGGAACCTCAACCCAGTCGCTCGCTTACAACATCTATGCGGAAGCGCTGATCAACAACCGTTACGGCCTTGGCACCGCCAAAGCGCTGCTCTTCTTCTTCGCCGTCTCGCTGATCACCGTCACACAGGTCTGGCTCACCAAACGGAAAGAGGTGTCCGCATAATGCAGACTAGCAGATATCGTCTGAACCATTTCATCCTTGAAATATTCGCCATTCTTCTGGCCCTGGTGTTTCTGTCTCCGTTCTACCTGGTGCTGAGCAACTCGGTTAAGAGGCTGAAGGAAATACTGATTGATGCGGCATCGTTCCCGCAGGTATTTCACTGGGATAATTACTCCAAAGTATGGGATGCGATCAATTTTCCCCAGGCGTTCTGGAACTCGCTGCAAATCACAATCCTGAGTGTAATCTTCATCGTGATGTTCAGCTCCATGGCAGCTTACCAGATCGTCAGAAAGCCGTCACGCTTCAATTCCTTTGTGTTCCTGCTGCTCGTGTCGGCGATGATCATTCCGTTCCAGTCTCTGATGCTGCAGCTGGTCCGGGTAACCAGCATGCTGGAGCTGCGCGGTGAACTGTACGGCATTGTGGCCTGCTATCTCGGCTTCGGAATGCCGCTGTCCGTGTTCCTGTTCCATGGCTTCATTAAGAGTGTACCCATAGAGCTGGAGGAAGCTGCACGTGTCGACGGCTCAAGCCCCTATGGCGTGTTCTTCAAAATCGTCTTCCCGCTGCTGATGCCGATCATTGTTACCGTCATTATTCTGAACACCCTGTGGATCTGGAATGACTACCTCTTGCCGGTGCTTGTCATTGGAGGCAATAAGGACCTGACCACACTGCCGGTGGCTGTTACCAAGTTCTTTGGACAATACACCAAGAAATGGGATCTTGCCCTCGCAGGCCTGGTCATGGCGATTACGCCGATTCTCTTGTTCTTCCTGTCTCTGCAGCGTTATATTGTTGAAGGTGTCACCGCAGGCTCCATAAAGGGTTAAACCTTCTGCAACAATATCCACTTTTTTGGGCAAAATATTAAGTGTAAGCTAATTCAAATTTGCATTACGATCAGGTTGTAGGACCACTAGACCAGGGAGGTTATACTATGAAAAAAAGAAAGTTCGCATTTGTTATCGCAACCGTTTGCACACTTATTATCGCAGGTTGCGGCAATGGCGGCAATAATAATTCCGCAAACGGTGGAAACGCTGTCAATTCAGGAACAGAGACAGCTGCACCCGATTCCACCAAAGCTCCTGCCAAGGATGTAACGATCAAAATGTTCCAGTTCAAGGTCGAAATTGCCGAGCAGTTAAACACACTGGCTGAAGAATATGAGAAGGAAACCGGTGTGAAGGTTGAAGTGGAAACACATGGCGGCGGTGAAGATTATGGCGCGCTGCTCAAAGCAGAGCTTGCTTCCGGCTCTGAACCGGAAATTTTCAATAATGGCGGTTATACGGCCCTGGTTCCTTATATGGACCGTGCCACCGATCTGTCGAACGAGCCTTGGGTGGCCAATCTGATTCCAACCGCCAAAACGCCCGCTACCGTCGATGGCAAGCTGTACGGGATGCCGATGAACGTTGAAGGCTACGGACTCATCTATAATAAGGACCTGTTCACCAAAGCAGGGATTACAGAGGAACCCAAGACCCTTTCACAGCTCAAAGACGCGGCAGCCAAGCTGAAAGCCGCAGGCATCACGCCGTTTGAAGCTACCAATGAGTGGTGGTCCATGGGGATGCACCTGGTTAACGTAGGCCTGGCTCATCAGCCGGACCCGAAGAAATTCATCGAAGATCTCAAAGCCGGTACCCAAACCTTTAAAGGCAATGCGGTGTTCAAGCAATGGCTTGACCTGGTGGATGTGATTTTTGACAATGCACAGGATAATAAAATGACTACAGATTATGCTACCCAGATTGCAGACTTCGCATCCGGCAAAGCGGCCATGATGATGCAGGGCAACTGGACGCAAGGGGATATCGACAAAATTGATCCGGACCTGAACCTCGGCCTCCTCCCGCTTCCGATCAGCGACGAAGAAGGAACCATTCTCGTAGGTGTGCCTAACAACTATATTGTAAACAGCAAATCGGCACATCCGGAAGAAGCCAAAGCGTTCCTCAACTGGCTCGTAAGTTCAGAAACCGGCCAAAAATATCTGACCAAGGAATTCAAATTCATCCCTGCTGAAACCAACGTTAAAACCGATGCAGCGGATATCGGCCAGGTCGCTGTTGCCGTGCAGGAGCAATCCGATAAAGCACTCGGCTGGAACTGGGATATGTTCCCTGATGGTGTGACTCAAGGTTTCGGTGCAGCTATGCAGGAATATCTGGGCGGCCAATTGAATCACGATCAGCTTCTGGAGAAACTTGACAAATCCGTACAGGATATCGTGAAGCAATAACCTTGCCCCCGTACAGCAGAGCTTAGTCTCAACGCAAACAAACCATGCTGGGCAACCAAACAGAAACGGCTCCGCCGTCCTTGTAAGGGAAGTTAGCGTTTCAGCAGGAACTTTCTTATATTTCAAAAAAGCCCGCCTCCGGTCATCCGTTCAGGTATAACCTGACAGATGCCGGGGGCGGGCTTTTTCCTAATCTTAACACTCTGTTCCCTTAGACTCGTTAAAAAACGCAAATGGTGGTAGGAAGCTCTCAGACAAACATCTCCACAATCAGGAACAGATTCAGCGATACAACCAGTGCAGAGATGATCCAGCCCAGAACCGTAGTAATCCGGTGGTTTACCAGCCCGTTCATGATCTTGCGGTCACTGGTGAAGATCACCAGCGGAATCAAGGCAAAGGCAATCCCGAACGAGAGTACCACCTGGCTCATGACCAGTGCGCTTGTAGCATTGATGCCGAAGGCGATGATGGCCAGCGGAGGAATAATCGTAATCGCCCGCCGCAGGTAGAGATTGATTCTTTTATTAATGAAGCCTTGCATGACCACATCCCCTGCCATCGTCCCCACTGACGAACTCGAGAGTCCGGCAATCAGCAGGCCCAGTCCGAAGGAAATCGCAGTAACCGGTCCTGCCAGATGGCGGAACTGCTCAAAGGCGATATCCAAATCCTCGACCACTAAGCCGTTCTTGAAAAACAACGCGGCAGAGACAACCACCATCGCCATATTGACCGCACCGGCAATCAGCATGGCAATCAGAATGTCGATGAACTCCAGCTTGAAAATCTGTTTTTTCTCCTTGTCATCAATTCCGACTACGCGGCTCTGTGTCAGTGAAGAATGCAGATATATCGCATGCGGCATTACCGTCGCCCCCAGGATGCCCGCAGCCAGCAGAATGCTGTCCACGCCCTGGAACTGCGGAGTGAAGATCCCGGCGACGACTGCCCCGGCATCCGGCTTGGCCATGATGACCTGGAACGCAAAGGCCAGTACAACAATGAGGACCATACCGGCGATTCCAGCCTCAAGTGTACGGTACCCGCGCCGCTGCAGCTCCAGAATGGCGAATGAACCGACAGCGGTGAACAGTGCGGCTGGCAGCATCGGAATGCCGAACAATAAATACAGTCCGAGGGCTGCCCCGATAAACTCTGCCAGGTCGGTGGCGATAATCACCAGCTCACTCTGAATCCACAAAAAGATGGATACGCCCTTCGGGAATCTCTCCCGTGCTACCTCGGGCAGATTTTTGCCGGTAGCTATGCCAAGCTTGGCGGACAGCGACTGA
This genomic window contains:
- a CDS encoding carbohydrate ABC transporter permease, whose translation is MRKTLRLQRGWGQQIIFLWPALLFFLTIVVTPFILGFYYSSTNWNGLDLDKAVWTGADNWKRIFMNDDKFWDSLFFTLRFTVVSVIAANVLALLLAFLLMTSLKTKKVLRTIFFIPNVIGGILLGYIWQFIFTKGFATIGEMTGLSFFQLPWLGTASTGFWGLVIVFVWQTAGYMMVIYIAGLAGIPKDLIEAAKIDGARAPQLFKNVYVPLIMPAITICLFLTTSNAFKMFDLNLSLTKGGPGTSTQSLAYNIYAEALINNRYGLGTAKALLFFFAVSLITVTQVWLTKRKEVSA
- a CDS encoding carbohydrate ABC transporter permease produces the protein MQTSRYRLNHFILEIFAILLALVFLSPFYLVLSNSVKRLKEILIDAASFPQVFHWDNYSKVWDAINFPQAFWNSLQITILSVIFIVMFSSMAAYQIVRKPSRFNSFVFLLLVSAMIIPFQSLMLQLVRVTSMLELRGELYGIVACYLGFGMPLSVFLFHGFIKSVPIELEEAARVDGSSPYGVFFKIVFPLLMPIIVTVIILNTLWIWNDYLLPVLVIGGNKDLTTLPVAVTKFFGQYTKKWDLALAGLVMAITPILLFFLSLQRYIVEGVTAGSIKG
- a CDS encoding ABC transporter substrate-binding protein, producing the protein MKKRKFAFVIATVCTLIIAGCGNGGNNNSANGGNAVNSGTETAAPDSTKAPAKDVTIKMFQFKVEIAEQLNTLAEEYEKETGVKVEVETHGGGEDYGALLKAELASGSEPEIFNNGGYTALVPYMDRATDLSNEPWVANLIPTAKTPATVDGKLYGMPMNVEGYGLIYNKDLFTKAGITEEPKTLSQLKDAAAKLKAAGITPFEATNEWWSMGMHLVNVGLAHQPDPKKFIEDLKAGTQTFKGNAVFKQWLDLVDVIFDNAQDNKMTTDYATQIADFASGKAAMMMQGNWTQGDIDKIDPDLNLGLLPLPISDEEGTILVGVPNNYIVNSKSAHPEEAKAFLNWLVSSETGQKYLTKEFKFIPAETNVKTDAADIGQVAVAVQEQSDKALGWNWDMFPDGVTQGFGAAMQEYLGGQLNHDQLLEKLDKSVQDIVKQ
- a CDS encoding Nramp family divalent metal transporter, with product MIHRPKNKLTAQAVLNGDVKGMKRLLPFLGPAFIASVAYLDPGNFATNITAGSKYGYLLLWVIFASNLMAVLIQSLSAKLGIATGKNLPEVARERFPKGVSIFLWIQSELVIIATDLAEFIGAALGLYLLFGIPMLPAALFTAVGSFAILELQRRGYRTLEAGIAGMVLIVVLAFAFQVIMAKPDAGAVVAGIFTPQFQGVDSILLAAGILGATVMPHAIYLHSSLTQSRVVGIDDKEKKQIFKLEFIDILIAMLIAGAVNMAMVVVSAALFFKNGLVVEDLDIAFEQFRHLAGPVTAISFGLGLLIAGLSSSSVGTMAGDVVMQGFINKRINLYLRRAITIIPPLAIIAFGINATSALVMSQVVLSFGIAFALIPLVIFTSDRKIMNGLVNHRITTVLGWIISALVVSLNLFLIVEMFV